In Chelonia mydas isolate rCheMyd1 chromosome 28, rCheMyd1.pri.v2, whole genome shotgun sequence, a single window of DNA contains:
- the NAA38 gene encoding N-alpha-acetyltransferase 38, NatC auxiliary subunit encodes MAAPAGQREENGCCGRGPRGGGGSPADPEAEAPDSPRARARRQLEALLNRSLRIRMTDGRTLVGCFLCTDRDCNVILGSAQEFLKASDSFAASEPRVLGLAMVPGHHVVSIEVELENLGSPQYL; translated from the exons atgGCGGCGCCGGCCGGGCAGCGTGAGGAGAACGGGTGCTGCGGCCGCGGCccgcgcgggggcggggggagccccgcg GACCCGGAGGCGGAGGCGCCCGACTCGCCCCGCGCCCGCGCCCGCCGCCAGCTGGAGGCGCTGCTGAACCGCAGCCTGCGGATCCGCATGACGGACGGGCGGACGCTCGTCGGCTGCTTCCTCTGCACCGACCGCGACTGCAACGTCATCCTGGGCTCGGCGCAGGAGTTCCTCAAAGCCAGCG ACTCCTTTGCGGCCAGCGAGCCCCGCGTGCTGGGCCTGGCCATGGTGCCCGGCCACCACGTCGTCTCCATCGAGGTGGAGCTGGAGAACCTGGGCAGCCCCCAGTACCTGTGA
- the LOC114020965 gene encoding cytochrome b5 domain-containing protein 1 — protein METIPSRYFTPREVAAHARPGDLWVSCLGRVSDLSPLVRQHEGDILLRPILEAAGKDISHWFNPKTRDIQTHVDPLTGCVKYYTPQGRFIHIPPQLPRSDWANDFGLPWWKDSKYEVGILASKTRHIRIVNTLTSQEHMLEVCAEESMWEILRRYLPHNAHAASYTWKYEGVNLDMDKTLEQNKIPDEDAEFYQLNLDSDLYTPGILLYFNDDLTEF, from the exons ATGGAGACGATCCCGTCCCGCTACTTCACCCCGCGCGAGGTGGCGGCGCACGCGCGGCCCGGGGACCTCTGGGTGTCCTGCCTGGGCCGCGTCTCCGACCTCAGCCCGCTGGTCCGGCAGCACGAGG GGGACATCTTGCTGAGGCCCATCTTGGAAGCGGCGGGAAAGGACATTAGCCACTGGTTCAACCCCAAGACCAGAGAC ATCCAGACCCACGTGGACCCGCTGACGGGCTGTGTCAAGTACTACACCCCCCAAGGCCGCTTCATCCACATCCCACCCCAGCTGCCCCGCTCCGACTGGGCAAACGACTTTGGGCTGCCCTGGTGGAAGGACAGTAAGTATGAAGTGGGGATCCTGGCTTCCAAGACCCGGCACATCCGCATCGTCAACACCCTGACCTCGCAGGAGCACATGCTGGAG GTGTGCGCGGAGGAGTCCATGTGGGAGATCCTGCGGCGCTACCTGCCCCACAACGCCCACGCCGCCAGCTACACCTGGAAGTACGAGGGCGTCAACCTGGACATGGACAAGACGCTGGAGCAGAACAAGATCCCGGACGAGGACGCGGAGTTCTACCAGCTCAACCTGGACTCCGACCTGTACACGCCGGGCATCTTGCTGTACTTCAACGACGATCTCACCGAGTTCTAG
- the TMEM88 gene encoding transmembrane protein 88, whose product MSGSPAASGRQDPGGAERGSPVPPPPYGAGGPGPGPPLELRGALDCLACAVLLSAHNLLAAALCALLCALLCAAALLPAGTALGLGFLCHSKFLHARVAPCEAHLHDAGATALLVLGFTLLLPLLVLGLAAFVRLARHLQLGYCLLPYSLAVYRNLPAGHYHQAAWCCPRARPPAPGDKVWV is encoded by the exons ATGTCCGGCTCCCCGGCGGCGAGCGGGCGGCAGGATCCCGGCGGGGCGGAGCGGGGCAGCCCGGTGCCGCCGCCCCCGTACGGCGCGGGGGGCCCGGGCCCGGGGCCGCCCCTGGAGCTGCGCGGGGCGCTGGACTGTCTGGCCTGCGCCGTCCTGCTGAGCGCGCACAacctgctggcggcggcgctctGCGCCCTGCTCTGCGCGCTGCTCTGCGCGGCCGCGCTGCTGCCCGCGGGCACCGCGCTGGGGCTCGGCTTCCTCTGCCACTCCAAG ttccTGCACGCCCGCGTGGCCCCGTGCGAGGCCCATCTTCACGACGCCGGTGCCACGGCCCTGCTGGTGCTCGGCTTCACCCTGCTGCTGCCGCTCCTGGTGCTGGGCCTGGCGGCCTTCGTCCGGCTGGCGCGGCACCTCCAGCTGGGCTACTGCCTCCTGCCCTACAGCCTGGCCGTCTACCGCAACCTGCCCGCCGGGCACTACCACCAGGCCGCCTGGTGCTGCCcccgcgcccgcccgcccgccccaggGGACAAGGTCTGGGTGTGA